In Methylocystis echinoides, one genomic interval encodes:
- a CDS encoding pyruvate dehydrogenase complex E1 component subunit beta, whose amino-acid sequence MTVNVLMPALSPTMEQGKLAKWLKSEGDEVKAGDVIAEIETDKATMEVEAVDEGVLARILVPGGTENVAVNTPIAVIAGEGEDASAVAAPPEAKPPTPPSAPQDEAGEANEARIEAAKEAAAPAPKPVSVAAPPTVSAAPEVPAGTTMIPMTMREALRDAMAEEMRRDPNVFIMGEEVGEYQGAYKVTQGLLQEFGPMRVRDTPITEYGFTGIGVGAAFAGLRPIVEFMTFNFSMQAIDHVVNSAAKTLYMSGGQINSAIVFRGPNGAAARVGAQHSQDYSAWYAQVPGLIVIAPSNASDAKGLLKAAIRDNNPVVFLENEILYGKTSEVPALEDFVLPIGKARIARPGTDVTLVSFSIGMTYALAAADELAKEGIEAEVIDLRTLRPMDSATIVESVKKTGRCVAIEEGWSQCGVSAEIATRVQQEAFDYLDAPVLRVTGKDVPMPYAANLEKLALPSVADVVAAAKAVLYRD is encoded by the coding sequence ATGACCGTCAATGTCCTCATGCCCGCCCTGTCGCCCACCATGGAGCAGGGCAAGCTCGCCAAATGGCTGAAAAGCGAAGGCGATGAAGTCAAGGCCGGCGACGTCATCGCCGAGATCGAGACCGATAAGGCGACCATGGAGGTCGAGGCGGTCGACGAGGGCGTGCTGGCGCGCATCCTCGTCCCCGGCGGCACCGAGAATGTCGCCGTCAATACGCCGATTGCGGTGATCGCCGGCGAGGGCGAGGACGCTTCGGCCGTCGCCGCGCCCCCGGAAGCCAAGCCGCCAACGCCGCCGAGCGCGCCGCAGGACGAGGCGGGCGAAGCGAATGAAGCCCGCATCGAGGCGGCGAAAGAGGCCGCCGCGCCCGCGCCGAAGCCGGTCAGCGTCGCCGCGCCGCCGACCGTCAGCGCGGCGCCGGAAGTGCCGGCTGGCACGACCATGATTCCGATGACCATGCGCGAAGCGCTACGCGACGCCATGGCCGAGGAAATGCGCCGCGACCCCAATGTCTTCATCATGGGCGAGGAGGTCGGGGAGTATCAGGGCGCCTATAAAGTCACGCAGGGGCTGTTGCAGGAATTTGGCCCGATGCGCGTGCGCGACACGCCGATCACCGAATATGGCTTCACCGGCATCGGCGTCGGCGCGGCTTTCGCGGGTCTGCGCCCGATCGTCGAATTCATGACCTTCAATTTCTCGATGCAGGCCATCGACCACGTCGTCAATTCGGCGGCGAAGACGCTCTACATGTCGGGCGGGCAGATCAACAGCGCCATCGTCTTCCGCGGACCGAATGGCGCGGCGGCGCGCGTCGGCGCCCAGCACAGCCAGGATTATTCGGCCTGGTATGCGCAGGTGCCGGGGCTCATCGTCATCGCGCCGTCGAACGCCAGCGACGCCAAGGGCCTGCTCAAGGCGGCGATCCGCGACAACAATCCGGTCGTCTTCCTCGAGAATGAAATTCTCTACGGCAAGACGTCCGAAGTGCCGGCGCTCGAGGACTTCGTGCTCCCGATCGGCAAGGCGCGCATTGCGCGGCCGGGAACAGACGTGACTCTGGTCTCTTTCTCGATCGGCATGACCTATGCGCTCGCCGCCGCCGATGAGCTTGCGAAGGAAGGGATCGAGGCGGAGGTCATCGATCTGCGAACGCTGCGCCCGATGGACAGCGCAACGATCGTCGAGTCCGTGAAGAAGACCGGCCGCTGCGTCGCCATCGAGGAGGGCTGGTCGCAATGCGGCGTTTCGGCCGAGATCGCGACGCGCGTGCAGCAGGAGGCGTTCGACTATCTCGACGCGCCGGTCCTGCGCGTGACCGGCAAGGACGTGCCCATGCCTTACGCGGCCAATCTCGAAAAGCTCGCGCTGCCGAGCGTCGCCGACGTGGTCGCGGCCGCCAAGGCCGTTCTCTACAGGGACTAA
- a CDS encoding Mrp/NBP35 family ATP-binding protein has translation MATEADILKALENLYGPGGVSLAKTVSGVNLSGAKAFVSLSGDPAKPEGWEAARVNAEKAIRALPGVEAAIVTLTAERAAGAAGHDHHGHSHAAPPPPQRRGMSPTLDKIRYIVVVASGKGGVGKSTTSANLALGLAAQGWRVGLLDADIYGPSAPRLFGLHEKPKVEGGKLAPLEAYGIKIMSMGFLVDEDTPMVWRGPMVAQALTQLLGEVAWGDLDALVVDMPPGTGDVQLTMAQQTPIAGAVIVSTPQDLALIDARRAVAMFQKVEAPILGIIENMSYFLCPHCGGRSEIFSHGGARHDAEKLGVPFLGEAPLDMKIRETSDAGKPVVGAEPNSPQAAVYLNLAAKVKTLLETTKHRAAPNIVVG, from the coding sequence GTGGCGACGGAAGCTGACATTCTCAAAGCCCTCGAAAATCTCTACGGCCCCGGCGGCGTGTCGCTGGCCAAGACGGTGAGCGGCGTCAATCTCTCCGGCGCCAAGGCTTTCGTCTCTTTGTCCGGCGACCCGGCCAAGCCGGAGGGCTGGGAGGCCGCGCGCGTCAACGCCGAGAAGGCCATCAGGGCGCTGCCCGGCGTCGAAGCCGCCATCGTGACGCTCACCGCCGAGCGCGCGGCCGGGGCCGCCGGGCATGACCATCATGGCCATTCCCACGCCGCGCCGCCGCCGCCGCAGCGCCGCGGCATGTCGCCGACGCTCGACAAGATCCGCTACATCGTCGTCGTGGCGTCGGGGAAGGGCGGCGTCGGGAAATCCACGACCTCGGCCAATCTGGCGCTGGGTCTCGCGGCGCAGGGCTGGCGCGTCGGGTTGCTCGACGCCGACATTTACGGCCCCTCGGCGCCGCGGCTCTTCGGCTTGCACGAAAAGCCGAAGGTCGAGGGCGGCAAGCTCGCGCCGCTCGAGGCCTATGGGATCAAGATCATGTCCATGGGCTTCCTCGTCGACGAGGACACGCCCATGGTCTGGCGCGGGCCGATGGTCGCGCAGGCTCTGACGCAACTGCTCGGCGAAGTCGCCTGGGGCGACCTCGACGCGCTGGTCGTCGACATGCCCCCCGGCACCGGCGACGTGCAGCTCACCATGGCGCAGCAGACACCGATCGCCGGCGCCGTGATCGTCTCGACGCCGCAGGACCTTGCGCTCATCGACGCGCGCCGCGCCGTCGCGATGTTCCAGAAGGTCGAGGCGCCCATTCTCGGAATCATCGAGAATATGAGCTATTTCCTCTGCCCCCATTGCGGCGGCCGCTCGGAAATCTTCTCCCATGGCGGCGCGCGTCACGACGCGGAAAAGCTCGGCGTGCCCTTCCTCGGCGAGGCGCCGCTCGACATGAAGATCCGCGAGACGTCGGATGCCGGAAAGCCCGTCGTCGGCGCCGAGCCCAACAGCCCGCAGGCGGCGGTCTATCTCAATCTCGCCGCCAAGGTGAAGACGCTGCTGGAGACGACCAAGCATCGCGCCGCGCCCAATATCGTCGTGGGGTGA
- a CDS encoding TonB-dependent receptor plug domain-containing protein, protein MRKIILTLAAASVLSSLGDAGVAGERRRAATRTGRDVGYFSNDLTGPGGTKIPLRDYPGSATVITRQMMDDIQARSLCDALRLAPGVTVGNCW, encoded by the coding sequence ATGCGCAAGATCATTTTGACGCTCGCCGCCGCGAGCGTTCTATCGTCACTTGGCGACGCCGGGGTCGCCGGCGAAAGGCGGCGCGCGGCGACCAGGACCGGGCGGGATGTCGGCTATTTCTCGAATGACCTCACCGGCCCTGGCGGGACCAAGATCCCGCTGCGCGATTACCCGGGGTCCGCGACGGTCATTACGCGCCAGATGATGGACGATATTCAGGCCCGAAGCCTCTGCGACGCGCTGCGCCTCGCGCCAGGGGTCACGGTCGGCAACTGCTGGTGA
- a CDS encoding AlpA family transcriptional regulator: MATDSLHSIMTRLDALTRDVSAIHEAICDAPKPAQEPQGPRILRLPQVLELVGLRTSRLYDLMKLGQFPQPYKLVEGGRAIGWREEEIRKWIEDRAKRETPEAAATPAE; the protein is encoded by the coding sequence ATGGCGACAGACTCGCTGCACTCGATAATGACACGGCTCGACGCCCTCACTCGCGACGTGAGCGCCATACACGAAGCCATTTGCGACGCGCCGAAACCCGCGCAAGAGCCGCAAGGTCCGAGGATTTTACGTCTCCCGCAAGTCTTAGAGCTCGTCGGACTTCGCACTTCGCGACTCTACGACCTAATGAAGCTCGGCCAGTTTCCGCAACCCTACAAACTTGTAGAGGGCGGGCGCGCCATCGGCTGGCGCGAGGAAGAAATCCGCAAATGGATCGAGGACCGCGCCAAGCGCGAGACGCCGGAGGCGGCGGCAACGCCTGCGGAGTGA
- a CDS encoding DUF1499 domain-containing protein: MRRTLPPEPWSRAALWSQSVAVFAATVAILSVLLVRLNVIGPVSALASLGAAVALALVALLLVGAASVSIWNTGRRGTGAAFGGAFIALATVAYPAYLAFEAVRLPVLSDISTDISNPPYFSLSKDAYAARGGFQPKGLPGKAREAQRPAYPDVEPIVVDLDADEAFALVLKTAKAIGWKVVDQRAPGGRTGEGHADFVDKTLVMGLDEDVTVRLKPLPGQTRIDLRAASRYGRHDFGANAKRIMAFAEELQTQLDAK; this comes from the coding sequence ATGCGTCGCACCCTTCCGCCGGAGCCATGGTCGCGCGCCGCCCTATGGAGCCAAAGCGTCGCCGTTTTCGCGGCGACCGTGGCCATCCTCTCGGTGCTGCTGGTGCGGCTGAACGTGATCGGGCCGGTCTCCGCGCTCGCCTCGCTCGGCGCCGCGGTGGCCTTGGCCCTCGTCGCGCTGCTGCTCGTCGGCGCGGCCTCGGTCAGCATCTGGAACACCGGGCGGCGCGGGACGGGGGCGGCCTTCGGCGGGGCCTTCATCGCGCTGGCCACGGTCGCTTATCCCGCCTATCTCGCCTTCGAGGCGGTGCGTCTGCCGGTGCTCTCGGACATTTCCACCGATATCTCGAACCCGCCTTATTTCTCTCTGTCCAAAGACGCCTATGCGGCGCGGGGCGGCTTCCAGCCCAAGGGGCTGCCCGGGAAAGCGCGCGAGGCGCAGCGTCCCGCCTATCCCGACGTCGAGCCCATCGTTGTCGATCTCGACGCGGACGAAGCCTTCGCGCTGGTCCTCAAGACCGCGAAAGCCATCGGCTGGAAGGTCGTGGACCAGCGCGCGCCGGGCGGCCGGACGGGCGAAGGACATGCAGATTTCGTCGACAAGACGCTGGTCATGGGCCTCGATGAGGATGTGACCGTTCGCCTGAAGCCGCTGCCGGGACAGACCCGCATCGATCTGCGCGCCGCCTCCCGCTACGGGCGTCACGATTTCGGAGCCAACGCCAAGCGCATCATGGCTTTCGCCGAAGAGCTGCAGACGCAGCTCGACGCCAAATAA
- the pdhA gene encoding pyruvate dehydrogenase (acetyl-transferring) E1 component subunit alpha — protein MATAGDGANAAQSVAPFTREEELRALRDMLLIRRFEEKAGQLYGMGVIAGFCHLYIGQEAVVVGAKMAARDGDEFTTSYRDHGHMLASGMDAKGVMAELAGKRGGYSKGKGGSMHMFSREKSFFGGHGIVGAPAPIGAGVAFANLYRGDGRVSLTFFGEGAANQGQVYETFNIAALWKLPVLFIVENNRYAMGTSLTRAAAQTDFAMRGAAFGIPGRQVDGMDVRVVRAAAAEALDWCRSGKGPYLLEVQTYRYRGHSMSDPAKYRSKEEVQKMREEHDPIEQVRLRLLADGVSEDELKKIDANVRKIVAEAADFAMSDKEPDPSELYTDVLA, from the coding sequence ATGGCGACTGCAGGCGACGGCGCGAACGCCGCTCAATCCGTTGCACCCTTCACCCGAGAGGAAGAGCTGCGCGCCCTGCGCGACATGCTGCTGATCCGGCGATTCGAGGAGAAGGCCGGGCAGCTCTATGGCATGGGCGTCATCGCCGGCTTCTGTCACCTCTACATCGGCCAGGAGGCCGTGGTCGTCGGCGCCAAAATGGCGGCGCGCGACGGGGATGAATTCACCACGAGCTACCGCGACCACGGCCACATGCTCGCGAGCGGCATGGACGCCAAGGGCGTGATGGCCGAACTCGCGGGCAAGCGCGGGGGCTATTCCAAGGGCAAGGGCGGCTCGATGCACATGTTCTCGCGGGAGAAGAGCTTCTTCGGCGGGCACGGAATCGTCGGCGCGCCGGCGCCGATCGGCGCGGGCGTCGCTTTCGCCAATCTCTATCGCGGCGACGGCCGGGTGTCGCTGACCTTCTTCGGCGAGGGCGCGGCCAACCAGGGCCAGGTCTACGAGACCTTCAACATCGCGGCGCTGTGGAAGCTGCCGGTGCTCTTCATCGTCGAAAACAATCGATACGCCATGGGCACCTCGCTGACCCGCGCCGCGGCGCAGACGGATTTCGCCATGCGCGGCGCCGCGTTCGGCATCCCGGGCCGGCAGGTGGACGGGATGGACGTGCGGGTCGTGCGCGCGGCGGCGGCCGAGGCGCTCGACTGGTGCCGCTCGGGCAAGGGTCCCTATCTGCTCGAGGTGCAGACCTATCGCTACCGCGGCCACTCCATGTCGGACCCGGCCAAATATCGCTCCAAGGAAGAAGTGCAGAAGATGCGCGAGGAGCACGATCCGATCGAACAGGTGCGCCTGCGTCTGCTCGCCGACGGGGTCAGCGAGGACGAATTGAAGAAGATCGACGCGAATGTTCGCAAGATCGTCGCGGAAGCCGCGGATTTTGCCATGAGCGACAAGGAGCCGGATCCGTCCGAGCTTTATACGGACGTGCTGGCGTGA
- a CDS encoding GDCCVxC domain-containing (seleno)protein — translation MKRESSVTCPRCGQAEVLAMPMDACVVVYDCPACGMRLTPKPGDCCVFCSYGDAPCPPVQAQGCGCANPL, via the coding sequence ATGAAACGCGAGTCGTCGGTCACATGCCCGCGCTGCGGCCAAGCCGAGGTGCTGGCCATGCCGATGGACGCCTGCGTCGTCGTCTATGATTGCCCGGCCTGCGGGATGCGCCTGACCCCAAAACCTGGCGACTGCTGCGTCTTTTGCTCCTATGGCGACGCTCCATGCCCGCCGGTGCAGGCGCAGGGCTGCGGTTGCGCCAATCCGCTTTAA
- a CDS encoding 2-oxo acid dehydrogenase subunit E2, whose protein sequence is MALVTPDSGAPRIFASPLARRLAKEAGLDLSAVTGSGPHGRVIERDVKGALAGGGARKPAPAAEARPVALAEGPSAATTRKFYEPGSFDEVPHDSMRKAIARRLTESIQSVPHFYLDVDCEIDALLKVREDFNAAAPKRADGAPEWKTSVNDYVVKALALALQRVPEANVTYTPESMLKHKASDIGVAVAIPGGLITPIIRNAQAKTVREISEEVKELAARARERKLKPQEYEGGVSAVSNLGMYGIKNFSAVINPPQSTILAVGKGEPRMVVKNGAPVAANIMSVTLSCDHRAVDGALGAELLAAFKQLIEQPMGLFA, encoded by the coding sequence ATGGCGCTCGTGACTCCCGACAGCGGCGCGCCGCGCATCTTCGCCTCGCCGCTCGCGCGGCGCTTGGCGAAGGAGGCAGGGCTGGACCTCTCCGCGGTTACGGGCTCCGGCCCGCATGGCCGCGTCATCGAGCGCGACGTGAAAGGCGCGCTCGCCGGCGGCGGCGCCCGCAAGCCCGCGCCGGCGGCCGAAGCGCGGCCGGTTGCGCTTGCGGAGGGGCCGTCAGCCGCGACGACCCGCAAATTCTACGAGCCGGGGTCCTTCGACGAAGTTCCGCACGATTCGATGCGCAAGGCGATCGCCCGGCGCTTAACGGAATCGATCCAGAGCGTTCCGCATTTCTATCTCGACGTCGACTGCGAGATCGACGCGCTGCTGAAGGTCCGCGAGGACTTCAACGCCGCCGCGCCGAAGCGCGCGGACGGGGCGCCCGAGTGGAAGACCTCCGTCAACGATTACGTCGTGAAGGCGCTGGCGCTCGCGCTCCAGCGCGTGCCAGAAGCGAATGTCACTTACACGCCCGAGTCGATGCTGAAGCACAAAGCCTCCGACATCGGGGTCGCGGTCGCCATCCCCGGCGGGCTCATTACGCCCATCATCCGCAACGCGCAGGCGAAGACCGTTCGCGAAATTTCCGAAGAGGTGAAGGAGCTCGCCGCCCGAGCGCGCGAGCGCAAGCTCAAGCCGCAGGAGTATGAAGGCGGCGTTTCAGCCGTCTCCAATCTGGGCATGTATGGGATCAAGAACTTTTCAGCGGTGATCAACCCGCCGCAGTCGACGATCCTCGCAGTTGGCAAGGGCGAGCCGCGCATGGTCGTGAAGAACGGCGCGCCGGTGGCGGCGAATATCATGAGCGTGACGCTCTCCTGCGACCATCGCGCGGTGGACGGCGCGCTCGGCGCCGAGCTGCTGGCGGCTTTCAAGCAACTCATCGAGCAGCCGATGGGGCTCTTCGCATGA
- a CDS encoding phage integrase central domain-containing protein, with protein sequence MTFKPSDKPKVITSAKQLETLKVKGRYSDQTIAGLFFQVTTPKAKSWVLRYQIARRTRWMGLGPYPLVTWTTARQKAREARLQLLDGVDPVEVRKERKAALIAKHVKALTFKEGAERYFKEKAGEWKTDAQRQAFNSTMARYVFPVIGSMAIADIDTAAVLSVLRPIWKTIPTVASLLRIRIEKILAWAQVNGFRPAGDNPARWQRHLAETLESHAKIARTQHHAAMALDDLPGFMAALRAEGGVMSKALEFCILTATRANEVLGARWSEIDFDAATWSIPANRMKAGQEHVIPLSARAVAILKSVYREAANGHVFLGPRSGAGLNARALRGVIRREGLDVTVHGFRSCFRDWCGDHTEFPREIAEAALAHKVGDKSEQSYRRGTAIEKRRVLMEAWSRFCAGERDTDNVIELRGRAK encoded by the coding sequence GTGACCTTCAAGCCGAGCGACAAGCCCAAAGTCATCACGTCAGCTAAGCAGTTAGAGACGCTAAAGGTAAAGGGACGCTATTCCGATCAGACGATAGCGGGGCTGTTTTTTCAGGTCACAACCCCAAAGGCTAAGTCATGGGTATTGCGCTATCAGATTGCCCGTCGCACCCGATGGATGGGGCTCGGTCCCTATCCCCTCGTCACTTGGACCACGGCCCGGCAGAAAGCCCGTGAGGCTCGCCTTCAACTTCTCGATGGCGTCGATCCGGTCGAAGTCCGTAAGGAACGCAAGGCGGCGCTGATCGCCAAGCACGTCAAGGCGCTGACCTTCAAGGAAGGGGCGGAACGCTACTTCAAAGAGAAGGCTGGCGAGTGGAAAACCGACGCGCAGCGCCAAGCCTTTAACTCAACCATGGCGCGTTATGTCTTTCCGGTCATCGGAAGCATGGCCATAGCCGACATAGACACCGCCGCCGTCCTGAGCGTGTTGCGCCCGATCTGGAAAACAATTCCCACGGTCGCAAGCCTGTTGCGGATTCGTATCGAGAAAATCCTAGCATGGGCGCAAGTGAACGGTTTTCGCCCGGCTGGCGACAACCCCGCCCGATGGCAACGCCATTTAGCCGAAACCTTGGAGTCGCACGCCAAGATCGCCCGCACCCAACATCATGCGGCGATGGCGCTAGACGACTTGCCGGGCTTTATGGCCGCACTTCGCGCCGAAGGCGGCGTCATGTCGAAGGCGCTGGAATTCTGCATCCTGACCGCGACCCGCGCCAATGAAGTGCTAGGGGCGCGCTGGTCTGAAATCGACTTTGACGCCGCCACATGGTCAATTCCCGCAAACCGAATGAAAGCCGGGCAGGAGCATGTCATCCCCCTGTCCGCCCGCGCCGTCGCCATCCTCAAATCCGTCTATCGGGAAGCGGCGAACGGCCATGTGTTTCTTGGTCCGCGTAGCGGCGCTGGATTGAATGCGCGCGCCCTTCGAGGCGTCATTCGACGTGAGGGACTCGACGTAACCGTTCATGGTTTTCGCTCCTGCTTCCGCGATTGGTGCGGCGACCATACGGAATTCCCGCGTGAAATCGCAGAAGCGGCGCTCGCGCATAAAGTTGGCGACAAAAGCGAGCAATCCTATCGACGCGGAACAGCGATCGAAAAGCGCCGTGTGCTGATGGAAGCGTGGTCGCGCTTTTGCGCCGGAGAACGGGATACGGACAACGTAATTGAATTGCGCGGGCGCGCGAAATGA